Below is a window of Chryseobacterium arthrosphaerae DNA.
CTTTTACATGTTCCGGAGTGTAGGTTTTTCTCTCTAATGCTTCGGTCAATGAAAGATTGGGATTCAATTCTTCCTCCATAAACACGAATTGCTTAGTTCTGGGATTATAATCTTTCTCGTCGAGTAGGGTAGTCATCTGCTTTAATAGCAGCTTTTCGATTTGCTTCTGTTCTTTTTCATCCTTAAACCTGTTTAGTCTTCGCCGGTAGGTAAATGGTTTTTCCCGATCTGGTTCGTAAAAGCGACATGGAATAAACCAATCATCTTTTGAGCTGGTCACTAGGAAATCGGATCTCTTGCATCCGAAATTGAGGTTTTTCATACGTATTAATTTTGTTACTGATTAATACGCTTCCAAAAAGTATGAATCCCAAAAAAGCCCTTGTGGGAAGGGCTTAGCTGTAGTGGAGAATACGGGATTCGAACCCGTGACCTTTTGACTGCCAGTCAAACGCGCTAGCCAACTGCGCCAATCCCCCGTTTTATTTAAAGCGGTACAAAAGTAAGTATTTAAATGATATTTCCAAATATTTTATAGCTTTTTATTCAATTATATTAAATGAAAATATAATCATTATGGGGAAAAGCTGCTTTCTTATTGCATAACAAATTAATAATCAAAGACCTGGAACTTGTTAATAAAAACAGAAGCCAGATAAAATAAAAAAAGCTTTTAGACGTAAAATTATAAATAATAACAGCTATCAGGTTTCTCCGAAAGATCAGGCGTTGATTTCCTGATCGCCTCCATTAGTTTTGTTGCAGCAAATGTTCCCATTCTGTACCCGTCATTGATTTGATATTCATACGTTTCATCAAGATATTTTGGAAGGGTGCCTTCACTTATAGCAACCACTTTTTTGTTCGTATTGTTGAGATTTCTTTTGATTAATGAGCTGTGAAGCCCCATTAATGTTTCGTCGCTCATTGCAAAAAAGCCATCAAATGAATGATCATCTAATAATATATCCAGTTTCTGTTTTACCATATCAGCAGATTTGCAGAATAGAATGTGCAGTTGTACAGCCGGAGACTGTCTGATTCTGTTTTCAAAAGACCTGAGCCTGCTTTGGGTGATTTCAAGGTTTTCATCACCAAAAATAGCCAGTATATTGTTGCAGTTTTGATCCATGAGCTTTTCTGCACACTGTTCAGCCGTTTTTATATTGTCAAAAATTACAGATTCAAAAGTATGCTGGGGAACAGTTTTATCGAAAATGATAACGGGAATTTCCATTTCTTTCAGTCTTTTCAGATGTTCAGCATCTTTGGTCTCATTTGTTAATGAAATCAGAACACCATCTACTCTGGAATTGATGCAGGTTTCTATATGTTCCTTTTCAGTCTCATAGGAATCATTGGAAGACAGGATGAAAAACCGGTATCCTTCTTTATTGAGAACTGATGAAATTCCATTAATGATAGACGGTAAAAAGAACATGGAGATTTCCGGAACAATGAGACCAATCACCTTGGAAGAATTTTTCCTGAAACTGATGGCAAAATCATTCGGAACATAATTAAGTGCTTCAGCTGCTTCCTTTACTTTGCGTTTAACAGAACTGCTTATATCAGGATGATCCTTCAATGCTCTGGAGACCGTTGAAGT
It encodes the following:
- a CDS encoding LacI family DNA-binding transcriptional regulator, which gives rise to MKRITIKDLAKMLNISTSTVSRALKDHPDISSSVKRKVKEAAEALNYVPNDFAISFRKNSSKVIGLIVPEISMFFLPSIINGISSVLNKEGYRFFILSSNDSYETEKEHIETCINSRVDGVLISLTNETKDAEHLKRLKEMEIPVIIFDKTVPQHTFESVIFDNIKTAEQCAEKLMDQNCNNILAIFGDENLEITQSRLRSFENRIRQSPAVQLHILFCKSADMVKQKLDILLDDHSFDGFFAMSDETLMGLHSSLIKRNLNNTNKKVVAISEGTLPKYLDETYEYQINDGYRMGTFAATKLMEAIRKSTPDLSEKPDSCYYL